TTTGTACTGCTCAAGCGAAATGGTTTCACCGTCAATGGTGGTCACTTCGGTATTCAAAATGTCGTGTTGCATAGCTTCCCCTTAAGAAGAGTGAGATAGAACTAGCGTCCAGCCTTTAATAATAGCCAGATAAATACCGGCGCGCCCAGGGTGGCGGTGACTACGCCAATCGGTAGCTCTGCGGCCGCGAGCGTCAGACGCGCGATGATATCGGCCGCGAGCAGCACCCCGCCGCCTGCCAGCATCGCGGCAGGCAGTAATGCCCGGTGGTCGGTAATGCCGCACAGGCGCAACATATGCGGCACCACAAGGCCGACAAAACCAATCGCGCCGGCCAGCGCCACGCTGACGCCCGCAAGCCAGCCGGTGACGATGACCAGCGCGTTGCGCCACAGCCAGACCGGCAGGCCAAGCTGACGCGCGGACGTTTCGCCAAGAGAAAGCATATTCAGCGCCCTCGCCTGCATCCCGCCCCAGACGAGCGGCGGAATCAGCGCGAGCATCAGCCAGCCCTGCTGCCAGTCGATGCCGCTGAAACCGCCCATCATCCAGTACATGAGCTGGCGCAGATCAAGACTGGTGGAAAAATAGACGGCCCAGGTCATGAGCGCACTACAGACGATGCCGAGCGCGACGCCTGCCAGCAACAGACGGCTGGTGGAGAGATGGCGCCGCGCGAAATGCAGCAAAATAAGCGTGGCGATAAGCGCGCCCGCGATGGCGCAGAGCCCGAGCGACCAGCCTGGCAGCACGCCGCCGCCAAGCATGACCGCCGCGACCAGCCCCACGCCCGCGCCATTAGAGACGCCAAGAAGCCCGGGTTCTGCGAGCGGGTTTTCAAACAGCGCCTGCATCATCGTGCCGCAGAGCGCAAGCGCTGCGCCCACCAGCACAACGGCAAGCGTTCGCGGTAGCCTGATTTGCCAGACGAAGAGTTTCCCTGCATCGCCTGCCCATGCCGCAGGCCAGAGCCAGACGTCGCCCGCGCAGAGGCTCACCATCACCGCCAGTACGAGCGCCAGCGCAAGGCCCATGAGCACGCGTCGCTCGCGGCGGCGTTGGGTATGAATACACAGGGAAAGTGAGGCGAGTTGAGATTTCATGCCTTTGATTTTACGGCTCGCTTTACGCACGACAAAGAAAAAAGGCCGCGGGATGCGGCCTTTTTGGTCAGGTCAGATTAATTTTCTTTCGGCGAAGCGTTCTCTACGCGACTTTTCAACTTCTGCCCCGGGCGGAAGGTAACCACACGGCGAGCCGTAATGGGAATATCTTCACCGGTTTTCGGGTTGCGTCCGGGACGTTGGTTCTTATCACGCAGGTCAAAATTACCGAAACCGGAGAGTTTTACCTGCTCGCCATTTTCCAGAGCGCGACGGATCTCTTCGAAAAACAGCTCTACCAGTTCTTTGGCATCCCGCTTGCTAAGCCCAAGCTTATCAAACAGATATTCTGACATTTCAGCTTTTGTAAGCGCCATAGGTTCAATCCCTCAATGATGCCTGGAATCGCTCTTTTAGTGCCGTTACACATTTCGCAACAGTAGCGGCAATCTCGTCTTCTTCGAGTGTACGGCCGGTATCCTGAAGGATCAGGCTGATGGCAAGGCTCTTATAACCCTCCGCAACACCCTTACCGCGGTACACGTCAAATAAGTTTACGCCAACTACCTGATTTGCGCCAACTTTCTTACACTCGGCCAAAATATCTGCTGCCGGTACGTTTTCAGCGACCACAACGGCGATGTCGCGGCGGTTCGCCGGGAAGCGGGAAACCTCCTGCGCCTGCGGTATGGCACGCTCGGAAATCTTGCTCCAGAGCAGCTCAAACACCAGTGTGCGGCCATTGAGGTCAAGCTTACGCTCAAGCTCAGGATGCACAACGCCAATAAAACCAATGCGTTCGCCTTTTAAATAAATGGCAGCACTTTGGCCGGGATGCAAGGCCGGATTGGCTTCTGCACGGAACTCAATTTCAGATAATTTACCCGTAAGTTCCAGAACTGA
This sequence is a window from Cronobacter sakazakii. Protein-coding genes within it:
- the btuC gene encoding vitamin B12 ABC transporter permease BtuC, producing the protein MKSQLASLSLCIHTQRRRERRVLMGLALALVLAVMVSLCAGDVWLWPAAWAGDAGKLFVWQIRLPRTLAVVLVGAALALCGTMMQALFENPLAEPGLLGVSNGAGVGLVAAVMLGGGVLPGWSLGLCAIAGALIATLILLHFARRHLSTSRLLLAGVALGIVCSALMTWAVYFSTSLDLRQLMYWMMGGFSGIDWQQGWLMLALIPPLVWGGMQARALNMLSLGETSARQLGLPVWLWRNALVIVTGWLAGVSVALAGAIGFVGLVVPHMLRLCGITDHRALLPAAMLAGGGVLLAADIIARLTLAAAELPIGVVTATLGAPVFIWLLLKAGR
- the ihfA gene encoding integration host factor subunit alpha, whose protein sequence is MALTKAEMSEYLFDKLGLSKRDAKELVELFFEEIRRALENGEQVKLSGFGNFDLRDKNQRPGRNPKTGEDIPITARRVVTFRPGQKLKSRVENASPKEN